One Microcebus murinus isolate Inina chromosome 10, M.murinus_Inina_mat1.0, whole genome shotgun sequence DNA segment encodes these proteins:
- the UQCC6 gene encoding ubiquinol-cytochrome c reductase complex assembly factor 6, giving the protein MPAGVPLATYLKMFAASLLAMCAGAEVVHRYYRPDLTIPEIPPKPGELKTELLGLKERQHKPQISQQ; this is encoded by the exons ATGCCCGCGGGCGTGCCCTTGGCCACCTACCTGAAAATGTTCGCAGCCAGCCTCCTAGCCATGTGCGCGGGGGCCGAAGTGGTGCACAGGTACTACCGGCCGGACCTG acgATACCTGAAATTCCACCGAAGCCTGGAGAACTCAAAACAGAGCTTTTGGGACTAAAAGAGAGACAGCACAAACCTCAAATTTCTCAGCAGTAG